GCGGGGTAAAATAATTATAAAATCTCCAATGGAAATTGGAGTTGATCTAATTGAGACATAGCCGGGAGCTCTTGGGGTCGGCCCGCTCGCGGAAATGATGCTTAGCCAAGGTCAGTAAACTTGCTTATTTCCCAGTTGTCACCGTGGCTGCAACCCTTTTGGTTTTTTTATTCACATCTGAATGGAGGCTTTCCCAGGCTTCCCAATCCCGTCACATAATTACGGACGGACTGATCAGCACACATCTCATTTGCTGTTTTGTCGGCCTATGAATTCAGTACATTGTCACACTGCACAATCTGTATAGACATTGGTTTTTGGTTACAAAaatttctctctctttttttttgtctctATCCTTTCTATGTCTGCTTTTgcttcgtcatcttcttcttcctaCGTGGTATCAATGCTCTGGTCCTTtgttcatcatcatcttcttcttcctcttcttctccgaggGTATCGTTTGTTGTTATTGTCCTAGTCGTTCCATAACCTGAAAATACGCCCGCGACAAAGGAGACTCGGGAGCTCTCTTGCTTTGACTGGACCCTCTCTTGGAGTGGATAGCAAACATGTCAGTAAAGAGAGACCTAGATGGCCTTCTCCGGATAGGCGGCATGGGATCACGATCAGAAAGAGATAAAGTCCTTCTGGACCTTGAAGTCAGTATCATCACCTGCGCCGTCGGTGATAAactcctcgacctcgtccgagtccaCGTCGTCACTGTCTGCCGACTCGGCATCGCTCGACAGGTCCTCCATTTCGTCCGAGTCCGTGCGCTTCCGAAGGACGCTTGCCCTCTCGCGGTGAAGGAGTTTGCAGCCCTTTCTTCTACACTTGCCCGTGTTGCTGAAGTCGGGGCATTCAAACACGTGCCGCTCCTCGCACTTGTCTCCCTTGTCGCAGTAGCCGTACATTCCGAACGAACGGCAGACCAGGGCACCTGGGGACACACTAGAGTGAGCATAGGGGCAGTTAGGGTTCGCACAGTTGCCCTTGATGAAGTGAACACATGTCGGGGTGCGTTGGGGCGTCAAGTCATGGGAAAGATCACAAGACTCCCCATTGGCGCAGTTCCCCTTATGCAGCAGCTCCCGGCAGACGGCGACCCTCGAGGCATCGTGCATGTATCGACACGCCGGTCCCTTGGCGCATGAACCTAGAGTAAAAATCATTGTGGTTAGTTTGGGTGTCCTATACTCTGTGATACCCACTTGAGCAAGAAGCTGTCAGGTCTAGTTGAGCTGATGATTATGCGTGGGTGGTCAGATGAGATTGTGAATAAAATACCGGTCAGCGAAAACATGCTGCAAGGCACatcgagcttcttgacgcTCGTTTGGCTGAGTGGAGTGACTTAAGATTAGCGGCTGTCGAtaggaggggaaagggatCATACCGTTGAGCTTCCAGCACACCGGCTCGGTACAGATTGCCCGTTTTGCTTCGGTGGAACTTGACGCCTCCGACGAAAGCGACCTTGGGCGTCGCACTGGCGGGATGGAGATCTCCTGCGGGGTGGTGAGTGTAACCTGCCGCGCAAGGGAGTCTTGGCGACGTACCCGACACCTTAATGAGCTTGCTGCCGCTGTGGGCGACGCGGAAGCGGATTCCTTGTATTTCAACCTCATGATTGCCTGTCGCTGTGGTGGGATTAGTAGGGGTAGAAGGCGCGCTTGCGTGGGCTCCGTAACGATGGAAGTGATTGGCAAGCTGCGACTGCTCGCGCGCATCCTGCCGGCGAATCTTCTGCTGTCGAGATGCCTCGATAGCCTTGGCATGCGCCTCGTTATTCTTCTCGTAGACGGCCGAGTTGATGAGCGATCTTTGGCCGCGGGTGTTCTTGGAAATCCAGGCGCCGGAGGAACCAGCCGTACCAGGGGCCTCGGGAGTAGACGACTCGGATGGCGGTGTTTGCGTTCCACCGTTGTTCAGAACCAGGGATCGATGACGAAACCCCGAGGGGCCTCGAGTAGAGGGGTAAGGCTCGACGCGGTGCTTGTGGGGGAAGCCGCCATGTCGGTGAGTGGTGCCTATACATATAACATGTAAGCACTGAAGCATACGGTTAAGAGTTAGAGAAGTTGGAGACATACTCCGTCCGTAGGTAGCTTGATTGCTAGGCACTGATTGCACACCGGCTTGCTGGGCCTTGTGAAGATTGATCTTGCCTGTTTGCCACCAAATTAGAGACCGCGCAGTTTTTGCTGTTTTTTGTGCATGTCGGAATTGTACCTGCAAGTTGGCCGATCCTGGCCAACAGCTCCTGTTCTTCCTGAGAAGGCATTTCCTTGGTATGGAGTGTCGCGCTGTGGTTTTCGTATGAAGGTGTCTCGTTGCGCAAAGAAGAGGTGTTGCTGTTGCGACTGTAGGGTATCATGCGTTTTTGGTAGGGAGTAGAAGGATGAGATCACTGCTCCTGTGACTGTGGTGGGAAGAAGACGCTTTGGCTTTGTCTTTGCCCTCAGGGGGGTGACTAAGTGGGTATAGACGATGTGACCCACTTATACCGGCGCTAAAGATACTTTAACCAATCCCAATAGTGGCCGGCAACTGCTGCAAGGctgagagagaaagtgagGGAAGGTCGGAAGGTTGGAAGGAACTCACTCCATCTGCATTGCCTGCCTTTGACTGTAGTGAGGATTGCAGACCTAATCAAAGCCATTTTCATCCTCTTTGCTTCTAACAGCCAAAACCTGCATATCGGCATCCAGCACAAGTACCGCTTTTCTTACCAAAATCGCACTGTTCAGGGAGTCTTGACGACCTAACAGCCCAGCAAGATTTCTTTGTCAAACCTAGCCTTCACCTAGCAGCCGAAGACCAGACTCGACTTTTGACAGCCACCGCAACTACCTGCCTGAATTGCCGACTTGCTGCAAAGGCGAACCAACACAATAAAATGGCGTCGTGGGATCTTCTAGACGATAAAGAGGAGCAGGAGCTGCACAAGACGCGCCTGGTCAACATTGAGGAGAAGCCCTTCAAGCGAATCACCAAGAGACTTGTGTCTGTCACAACAATCGCAAACGCCCGATTGAAACAACAACCCACACCGCCACCCGAGGGCGCAAatggcgagaaggaggccggcgaagaGACGAAACAGGAGGCTGCCACCAAGACCCTCCAAGAGATCGACCAGATCAAAGACGACCTTACCCTCGActtcgccgcc
The DNA window shown above is from Colletotrichum destructivum chromosome 2, complete sequence and carries:
- a CDS encoding Putative Zinc finger, CCCH-type encodes the protein MIPYSRNSNTSSLRNETPSYENHSATLHTKEMPSQEEQELLARIGQLAGKINLHKAQQAGVQSVPSNQATYGRSTTHRHGGFPHKHRVEPYPSTRGPSGFRHRSLVLNNGGTQTPPSESSTPEAPGTAGSSGAWISKNTRGQRSLINSAVYEKNNEAHAKAIEASRQQKIRRQDAREQSQLANHFHRYGAHASAPSTPTNPTTATGNHEVEIQGIRFRVAHSGSKLIKVSGDLHPASATPKVAFVGGVKFHRSKTGNLYRAGVLEAQRQTSVKKLDVPCSMFSLTGILFTISSDHPRIIISSTRPDSFLLKWVSQSSCAKGPACRYMHDASRVAVCRELLHKGNCANGESCDLSHDLTPQRTPTCVHFIKGNCANPNCPYAHSSVSPGALVCRSFGMYGYCDKGDKCEERHVFECPDFSNTGKCRRKGCKLLHRERASVLRKRTDSDEMEDLSSDAESADSDDVDSDEVEEFITDGAGDDTDFKVQKDFISF